In one Brassica oleracea var. oleracea cultivar TO1000 chromosome C9, BOL, whole genome shotgun sequence genomic region, the following are encoded:
- the LOC106316632 gene encoding uncharacterized protein LOC106316632: MQTSRLLSCYPNSPSFDSFSSAVDLATIAARVVEELRDQEQQFDFHSDDDNDFEFAFDCPSRKCSHPIATADEIFYNGKIRPLNPYGGGTGNAPVSPPKSTLPRRHRPALRKLMSEERDTTSDSSSEAEEDLTGISPESYCVWTPKGGDDDLQELLSSPSQSKIKSNSVGFSKRWKLRNLLYARSSSEGNGETKCDIHREEEEPSSKVVGGRGKRKDVCAV, encoded by the coding sequence ATGCAGACGAGCCGGTTACTCTCTTGCTACCCCAACTCTCCTAGTTTCGACAGCTTTTCCTCCGCCGTAGACCTCGCCACAATCGCCGCCCGAGTCGTCGAGGAACTCAGAGATCAGGAGCAACAATTCGACTTCCACAGCGACGACGACAATGACTTCGAGTTCGCCTTCGACTGTCCAAGCCGCAAGTGTTCCCACCCCATCGCTACCGCCGACGAGATTTTCTACAACGGTAAGATCCGTCCGTTGAATCCGTACGGTGGTGGAACTGGAAATGCTCCGGTGTCTCCGCCTAAGAGTACTCTTCCACGACGTCACAGACCGGCGCTTAGAAAATTAATGAGCGAGGAGCGAGATACGACGTCGGATTCATCGTCGGAGGCGGAGGAGGATCTCACCGGCATTTCCCCGGAGAGTTACTGCGTGTGGACACCAAAAGGCGGTGACGACGATCTCCAAGAACTCTTGTCTTCTCCATCACAGAGCAAGATCAAAAGCAATAGCGTAGGATTTTCGAAACGATGGAAGCTGCGGAATCTTCTCTACGCGAGAAGCAGCAGCGAAGGGAACGGTGAAACTAAGTGTGATATTCACAGAGAAGAAGAAGAACCGTCGTCCAAGGTGGTCGGAGGGAGGGGGAAGCGAAAAGACGTTTGTGCCGTTTAA